From Schistocerca americana isolate TAMUIC-IGC-003095 chromosome 11, iqSchAmer2.1, whole genome shotgun sequence, the proteins below share one genomic window:
- the LOC124553285 gene encoding protein roadkill-like, with product MVDADSLVAQACSHMEESPTAGQIQEGKDAAAVDPGTLLDAGGSAVVTLVAGDTRLAAHRAVLAARSPVFASIFSHGTLEAAVPDVGGQLLRHLVAYMYTLQAPQLARMAPQLLVAADKYGLSGLKAQCEQQLAAQLSVETAVATAVLAIRNS from the exons atGGTTGACGCAGATTCACTTGTGGCTCAAGCATGTTCTCACATGGAGG AATCGCCCACAGCGGGACAGATCCAGGAGGGGAAAGACGCTGCAGCTGTGGACCCGGGCACCCTGCTGGACGCTGGAGGCAGCGCCGTggtgactctggtggcgggcgacaCACGTCTGGCAGCACACAGGGCCGTCCTTGCCGCCAGGAGTCCCGTGTTCGCCTCTATTTTCAGCCACGGCACGCTGGAGGCCGCAGTCCCAGACGTGGGGGGCCAGTTGCTGCGCCACCTCGTGGCCTACATGTATACCCTGCAGGCCCCGCAGTTGGCCAGAATGGCCCCCCAGCTGCTGGTCGCGGCTGATAAGTACGGCTTGTCAGGCCTGAAGGCACAGTGCGAGCAGCAGTTGGCTGCACAGCTGTCTGTTGAGACTGCGGTGGCCACAGCTGTGCTCGCTATTCGGAACTCCTGA